CCGACTACATGACGTCGGTGCGCGACGGCGGCTTCTATGGCTGGCCGTACAGCTATTTCGGCCAGCATGTCGATACGCGCGTCACGCCGCCGCGGCCCGATCTGGTGGCGCGGGCCATCGTGCCCGACTATGCGTTGGGTCCGCACACCGCGTCGCTGGGCCTGGCGTGGTCCGGCGGCGCCAAGCTGCCGGCGCCCTTTGTCCACGGCATGTTCGTCGGCCAGCACGGCTCATGGAACCGCGATCCGCGCAGCGGCTACAAGGTGATCTTCGTGCCGTTCGAGCAGAATCAGCCTGCGGGGCCGGCGCTGGACGTGCTGACCGGATTTCTCAACGACGCCGGCCAGGCGCAAGGCCGCCCGGTCGGCGTGGCCATCGACGCGCAGGGCAGCCTGCTGGTCGCGGACGACGTGGGCAATGTGATCTGGCGCGTGACGCCCAACCCATAGACGCCTGGTCCCTTCCCCCAGGCCTTGGGCCGGACTCCCCCCGCCCCTACAATGGCCGCTCCCGAATTCCAGACTGGAGCGAGCATGAGCACGGAAAAAGTGGCGATCCTCACGGCGGCCGGCAGCGGCATGGGTGCGGCGGCGGCGCGCAAGCTGGCGGCGGACGGCTACCGCGTGGCCATCCTGTCCTCGTCCGGCAAGGGCGCGGCGTTGGCGCAGGAACTGGGCGGGCTGGGCGTCACCGGGTCCAACCGCTCGACCGAAGACCTGACCCGGCTGGTTGACGCCACGATGCAGAAGTGGGGCCGTGTCGATGCGGTGGTCAACAGCGCCGGCCATGGTCCCAAGGGCCCGCTGCTGGAGATCAGCGACGACGACTGGCACCTGGGCATGGAGTTCTACCTGCTGAACGTCGTGCGCATCACTCGCCTTGTCGCGCCGGTGATGAAGCAGCAGCAGTCCGGCGCCATCGTCAACATTTCCACCTACGCCACCTTCGAACCGGAAGCGCTGTTTCCGACGTCGGGCGTGTTCCGCGCGGGCCTGGCCGCCTTCACCAAGGTGTTCACCGACGAATACGCGCAGCACAACGTGCGCATGAACAACGTGCTGCCCGGTTTCATCGACAGCCTGCCCGAAAAGGAAGACCGCCGCGTGCGCATTCCGATGGGCCGCTACGGCACGGCGCAAGAGGTGGCCGACCTGATCGCGTTCCTGGCGTCGAGCGCGTCGTCCTACATCACCGGCCAGAACATCCGCATCGACGGCGGCATCACGCGTTCCGTGTGACCCGCGCTGTATGACACCCGCGCGACGCGTCATATCCTGCTGATCTCATGCGTTTGGCCTAGTCCCTCGTCCGAATGACGGTATTGAAGGCCCCGCCGGGCTTTTAGTACCGTAGGTTTTTGCATTCGACGAGGTGCCCGGCGCATGACCGCTACGCCGTCAGCGGCTGCGCAGCAGTCCGCTTCCCCCACCCCCGGCCAGGCTTCGCGCTTTCTGGCGCAGGCGACGTTCGGACCCACCCCGGCCGACATCGACGCCGTCGTGCGCGTCGGCTACGCGGCGTGGCTGGACGCGCAGCTGGCGATGGCGCCGTCGCAGACGCACTTCGACTGGCTGCTGCAAAAGAACCGGAACACCGAAGCCTTCAAGGGCAACGGCATCAACGCGCCGCTGGAATCCACGTTGTGGCGCAAGTTCATCAGCGCGCCCGACCAGGTGCGCACGCGGGTGGCGTTTTCGCTGTCCGAGATCTTTGTCGTTGGCGTGTCGTCCATCACGGCGTCGTGGCCGCTTTTTGGCGCGGCGGGCTTCATGGATCTCTTGGCCAAGCACGCGCTAGGCAACTACCAGGACCTGCTTACCGCCGTGACGCAGAACCTGTCGATGGGCTGCATGCTGACCTATCGCGGCAACCGCAAGGAAGATCCCAAGACGGGCCGCCACCCCGACGAAAACTATGCGCGCGAGGTGATGCAGCTGTTCAGCATCGGCCTGCTGGTGCTGGAGCAGGACGGCACGGTGAAAATGGTCAACGGCGCCCCCGTCGAAACCTACACCAACGCCGACGTGCAGGGGTTGGCCAAAGTCTTCACGGGCTGGGACATCAACGGGCCGGAGACGAACGTGGAGTTCCACCGCCGTCCCATGGCGCTGAACAACGCGTTGCACTCGATGGCGGAAAAGCGCTTCCTGGGCGCGGTCATCCCACCCGGCACGGACGGCCACCTGTCGCTCAAGCGCGCCATGGAGGTCATCAGCGCCCATCCCAACGTCGGCCCCTTCATCGGCATGCAGCTCATCCAGCGCATGGTCACCAGCAATCCCAGCCCCGCGTACGTGGGCCGCGTGTCGGCCGTGTTCGACGACGACGGCACGGGCCAGCGCGGCAACCTGAAGGCCGTGGTGCGCGCCATTCTGCTGGATCCCGAGGCGCGCCAGCCGGACCTTGCTTCGCCGCATTGGGGCAAGGTGCGCGAGCCCATCCTGCGCTTCTCGGGCTGGGCCCGCGCGTTCGGGGCCACCTCCACCAATGGCGAATGGGCCATGCCGGACACGACGGACAACACGATCCGGCTGGCACAGAGTCCGATGCGGTCGGCCACGGTGTTCAACTTCTTCCGGCCGCGCTACGTGCCGCCGGTCACCGAACTGGCCCGCCGCCATCTGGTCGCACCGGAACTGCAGATCACGGACGAGACCAGCATTGCGGGCTACCTGAATTTCCTGGCGATCTACGCGGACCGCGGCTGGGAGGACCTGCAGACGAGCTATACGCCCGAGATCGCGCTGGCCAAGGACCCTGAAGCGCTGGTGGCGCGCGTCGTGCTGCTGCTGGCGGGCGACGCCTTCAGCGCGCGCACGGCGGCGTCCATTGCGAAGGCCGTGGCCACGCTGCCGCCGGACCGCCCGCGCGACCGGGTTCGCGCCGCCATCATGCTGGTGGCCGCCACGCCCGAATACCTGGTGCAGAAATGACAGACCGCCGCGACCTCGACCGCCGTGCCTTTCTGCTGCGCGCCTTTGCGCTGGGCGCGACCCGCGCTGCCGCCCCACTGGCGCTGAACCTGGCCGCCATCGGCGCCGCCGCCGCGCAATCCGCCCCGCCCTCGTACAAGGCGCTGGTG
The DNA window shown above is from Achromobacter spanius and carries:
- a CDS encoding SDR family oxidoreductase, producing MSTEKVAILTAAGSGMGAAAARKLAADGYRVAILSSSGKGAALAQELGGLGVTGSNRSTEDLTRLVDATMQKWGRVDAVVNSAGHGPKGPLLEISDDDWHLGMEFYLLNVVRITRLVAPVMKQQQSGAIVNISTYATFEPEALFPTSGVFRAGLAAFTKVFTDEYAQHNVRMNNVLPGFIDSLPEKEDRRVRIPMGRYGTAQEVADLIAFLASSASSYITGQNIRIDGGITRSV
- a CDS encoding DUF1800 domain-containing protein, yielding MTATPSAAAQQSASPTPGQASRFLAQATFGPTPADIDAVVRVGYAAWLDAQLAMAPSQTHFDWLLQKNRNTEAFKGNGINAPLESTLWRKFISAPDQVRTRVAFSLSEIFVVGVSSITASWPLFGAAGFMDLLAKHALGNYQDLLTAVTQNLSMGCMLTYRGNRKEDPKTGRHPDENYAREVMQLFSIGLLVLEQDGTVKMVNGAPVETYTNADVQGLAKVFTGWDINGPETNVEFHRRPMALNNALHSMAEKRFLGAVIPPGTDGHLSLKRAMEVISAHPNVGPFIGMQLIQRMVTSNPSPAYVGRVSAVFDDDGTGQRGNLKAVVRAILLDPEARQPDLASPHWGKVREPILRFSGWARAFGATSTNGEWAMPDTTDNTIRLAQSPMRSATVFNFFRPRYVPPVTELARRHLVAPELQITDETSIAGYLNFLAIYADRGWEDLQTSYTPEIALAKDPEALVARVVLLLAGDAFSARTAASIAKAVATLPPDRPRDRVRAAIMLVAATPEYLVQK